Proteins encoded within one genomic window of Argiope bruennichi chromosome 7, qqArgBrue1.1, whole genome shotgun sequence:
- the LOC129976359 gene encoding 40S ribosomal protein S8 — protein MGISRDHWHKRRKTGGKRKPIRKKRKFELGRPAANTKIGPQRIHTVRTRGGNKKYRALRLDHGNFAWASEHCTRRTRIVDTVYNASNNELVRTKTLVKNGIVLIDATPFRQWYEAHYALPLGRKKGAKLTEAEDAILNKKRSKKTEKKYKDRQKLAKVDPAMEDQFMSGRILACISSRPGQCGRCDGYILEGKELEFYQRKIKAKKGK, from the exons ATGG gtATTTCTCGTGATCATTGGCATAAACGTAGGAAGACCGGAGGTAAAAGGAAGCCCATCAGAAAGAAGAGGAAGTTCGAACTCGGCCGACCTGCCGCTAACACTAAA ATTGGACCTCAAAGAATCCATACAGTACGAACTAGAGGcggtaataaaaaatatagagccTTAAGGCTTGACCATGGAAATTTTGCATGGGCCTCCGAAC ATTGCACTCGAAGAACACGTATTGTAGATACAGTCTACAATGCCAGCAACAACGAATTGGTGCGTACTAAGACATTAGTAAAAAATGGAATTGTATTAATTGATGCTACTCCTTTCCGTCAGTGGTATGAAGCTCACTATGCTTTGCCCCTTGGTCGCAAGAAGGGAGCTAAACTT ACGGAAGCTGAGGacgcaattttgaataaaaaacgtAGTAAAAAgactgaaaagaaatataaagatagACAAAAGCTGGCGAAAGTTGACCCAGCAATGGAAGATCAATTCATGTCAGGAAGAATATTAG CTTGTATTTCGTCAAGACCAGGCCAATGTGGTAGATGTGATGGTTACATTCTTGAAGGAAAAGAGTTGGAATTCTACCAACGTAAAATAAAGGCCAAAAAAGggaaataa